The nucleotide sequence CTCGATTCCGAAGAGACTCAATCTCCAAGAGTAACCCAGCGAGACCGGCCTTGTGCTGCGCCGTCGGCAAGCTCATCAAATCGTAGGTGACGGTTACGGCAGTTGGTTTTGCTGCGGTCTTGGTCGACTTTGCCATCAGCACTGCCCCCATTGATCGAGCGTCGAACCGTAGAAGCCGATGGCCGGATGGTAGTGCCCAGCCTCGGCGATCCCTAAGTACGGCGGCAACTGCTTGTGTTCAGGATGCATTTCGTTATCGCGGCAACGGGCCAGCCGTATCGGAACTGGCAAGATGAAGCCCGGTTTGTCCTTCGCCCTTGCGGAAAGGTAATCATGCACGTCGTCCGGCAGCACACACTGGCGGTTGTGCTCCTCAGAATCGCGGAAATCTTCGTCGCCAGCAACGGCGAACGGGCCGCTTTCGAGAAACATGCTCAGTTTGTCGCCACCCCAAGGTGGACTTGGCACCTTACTAAGGGCCTCCTCGAGTGCCGCTTGCGACAACTCCGTGTCGGCGACCAGGGCAAGGAATTCTTCCAAGCCGGTCAGGTCTTCGCGGGAGTACGGGTTTTGGTCCGCCGGCTTGTAGACGATCACTTCACCGGATTTGGACAGCGGTCGTGCGTCCCGTTCCCGGTTCGCGCGGCCCATTCTCTGGATCAACGATGTGACTGGACACTCCTCCGTGATGAGCAGGTCGACGTCCAAATCGAGGCTCATTTCGCAAACCTGCGTCGTAATGCCGATGCCGGCCCCTCCCGTCGCCTTCAAGTTGTCCACGACGTTGTTGTGCCGCTTCACGCGGTCCGAAAGCTTAAAGCGGCTGTGGTAGCAGTAGACCGGTGTCCCGTCTGCCATCGTCAGGTGCGTATTCTTCGACGCCGGGTCGAAGTTGGCGGCAAAACGCTCGACAATCTCGTGACAGCGAGCCACAGTGTTCACGACCCAAAGAACGCGACGGCCGCTGCGGAGCGCTTCGCGGGCGCGTTCTTCGGCTGCGTTGCGTGACGCGGCGCGCGTCAACCGGTAGCGCGGCATCCCCGCGATCGTTTCCAGCTCGCCACGCTTTTCGGCGAACACCGTCAGCCCGCAACCTCCTGCCTCTTGGCTCTTTTCCAATTGGTCGCGGCGATCGGGCGGCAGCGTCGCGGTCATGCACAAGACTGGGACGTTGAAGTTGTTCAAGAACGCCTTGAGCGCGGAAAACATCTTCTGGTCAAAGCTATGCACTTCGTCGATGACGATGATCGAATCCGCAAGCACCGGGAGCATGCACACCGGCCCGTAGCCGTATTGGAGGAAGGCCAGAAATTGGTCGACGGTCGCCGAGAACGCCCGCTTTTCCCAAAAGCCAAGAGCATACAACCGGCGGTCGGCCTCATAGCTCAGCCCGTGGCGCGAATCCTGCTCGTTGTCGAACATGTCCCTGAGGTCGAATTCCGCCGTGCCGTGCATCAACGCAGCATCGGCTTCGGGCGCCCAGGAAACGTAATCCTTGAACCCTTCCTTGGCCGTCGCTCGCGTCGGGTAGAGAAACAGGACGTGGCCCGCAGGATTCTTTGCGGCCTGTGCGGCAATCCAGCGCCACGCGGCTAGCGTCTTGCCGCTACCGCAGGGAGCCAAGAGCAGCGCGCGGTCCGGCAAATCGTCGCACGCGACTTGGAAATCGTTCCACTCAAACTTGCCCTTGCCGTGCTTCCTGAATTGAGCGTTCAGGTCGTCAACGCGCCG is from Pirellulales bacterium and encodes:
- the cas3 gene encoding CRISPR-associated helicase Cas3', with amino-acid sequence MADKLLAKSPRNGVEKSLVRHTRDVIDAAVALFGSADGPTRLGHCWLRFFKLPDEAWPTFYINLLASCALHDWGKANDGFQDDVRGKRGSQGIRHEHLSALLMSRPVVWEWLAGNVALDRPLVLSAVMTHHLKAAYDPHREFGFARRMNDRARIGLLHRTDQFEELAGATGDLLGLGQVNLREIPEAWSFEKPPANIREMRKHVIKEVFNPFRNELDANLTRKRMLLAVRGGLIAADAAGSGLARVDKTIPGWIRQQFDAGILWDGERVRTEIINRRVDDLNAQFRKHGKGKFEWNDFQVACDDLPDRALLLAPCGSGKTLAAWRWIAAQAAKNPAGHVLFLYPTRATAKEGFKDYVSWAPEADAALMHGTAEFDLRDMFDNEQDSRHGLSYEADRRLYALGFWEKRAFSATVDQFLAFLQYGYGPVCMLPVLADSIIVIDEVHSFDQKMFSALKAFLNNFNVPVLCMTATLPPDRRDQLEKSQEAGGCGLTVFAEKRGELETIAGMPRYRLTRAASRNAAEERAREALRSGRRVLWVVNTVARCHEIVERFAANFDPASKNTHLTMADGTPVYCYHSRFKLSDRVKRHNNVVDNLKATGGAGIGITTQVCEMSLDLDVDLLITEECPVTSLIQRMGRANRERDARPLSKSGEVIVYKPADQNPYSREDLTGLEEFLALVADTELSQAALEEALSKVPSPPWGGDKLSMFLESGPFAVAGDEDFRDSEEHNRQCVLPDDVHDYLSARAKDKPGFILPVPIRLARCRDNEMHPEHKQLPPYLGIAEAGHYHPAIGFYGSTLDQWGQC